One stretch of Alkalinema sp. FACHB-956 DNA includes these proteins:
- the cas2 gene encoding CRISPR-associated endonuclease Cas2: protein MFVVISYDIPEDKRRTKIHKMLKSYGQWMQFSVFECVDLSETEYAKLRSRLAKMIQPEVDSVRFYFLCACCQGKVERIGGEAVRDDTVFFA from the coding sequence ATTTCTTACGATATTCCGGAGGATAAGCGCCGGACGAAGATTCATAAAATGCTGAAGTCCTATGGCCAGTGGATGCAGTTTAGTGTGTTTGAGTGTGTGGATTTGTCGGAGACGGAATATGCTAAGTTACGATCGCGGCTGGCGAAGATGATTCAGCCGGAGGTGGATAGTGTGCGGTTTTATTTTTTGTGTGCTTGTTGTCAGGGGAAGGTGGAGCGGATTGGGGGTGAGGCGGTGCGGGATGATACGGTGTTTTTTGCGTGA